In the Pogoniulus pusillus isolate bPogPus1 chromosome 4, bPogPus1.pri, whole genome shotgun sequence genome, one interval contains:
- the AMIGO2 gene encoding amphoterin-induced protein 2 codes for MSLNWWTIPAQLGVFNVNCKGLACLLVFTVSVCGSAPGMCPTACVCASDIVSCTSKNLSRVPGNLYKCMKRLDLSYNRIGALEPEWVPVLFEKLNTLIINHNIISSISTGSFSTIPNLKYLDLSSNSLKTLGSPVFQELRSLEILLLYNNQIAQIDSSAFGGLYKLQKLYLSYNLLSHFPLDLYTGKYKLTDLVLLDVSFNHIQLMPIQRLSSVPARHLSGIYLHGNPFYCDCMLYSMLIFWYQRHFSSVVDFKNEYTCLLRSDPKGYNKLPLLLDNFLNCSESMVNSSFQAFGFIHDAQVGDRLIVHCDSRISDAGTHFVWVSPDNRLLEPDRETDNFKVFRNGSLEIADAQLEDSGLYSCIAINKKRLLNETIEVRINVSNFTMNRSHTQEAFNTAFTTLAACVASIILVLLYLYLTPCPCQCKAKRRKRKQNQSSVHSSILTSTPPRELPADEKKAVKRVVFLEPVHEPKQGQNGKVKLFPNDNIVAESILKTTRTKSDSDSVNSVFSDTPFMPST; via the coding sequence ATGTCTTTAAACTGGTGGACAATTCCTGCTCAACTTGGAGTTTTTAACGTGAACTGCAAAGGACTGGCATGCCTCTTGGTCTTCACAGTGAGTGTTTGTggcagtgccccagggatgtgTCCAACAGCCTGTGTGTGTGCCAGTGATATCGTGAGCTGCACCAGTAAGAATCTCTCTCGAGTACCAGGAAATCTTTATAAATGTATGAAAAGGCTGGATCTGAGTTATAACCGAATTGGAGCTTTGGAGCCTGAGTGGGTACCAGTGCTGTTTGAGAAACTGAACACTTTGATAATCAATCATAACATCATTAGCAGCATTAGCACTGGAAGCTTTTCCACAATCCCAAATCTGAAGTACCTAGACTTGTCATCCAACAGCCTGAAGACGCTGGGCAGCCCTGTTTTTCAAGAGCTAAGGTCACTGGAGATTCTTCTGCTGTACAACAATCAGATAGCACAGATAGACTCTTCTGCCTTTGGAGGATTGTACAAATTACAGAAACTGTACTTAAGCTATAACTTGCTCTCGCATTTCCCACTGGACTTGTACACTGGAAAGTATAAACTGACAGACCTTGTGTTGCTGGACGTTTCCTTTAATCACATTCAGTTGATGCCTATTCAGCGCCTGAGTTCAGTGCCAGCCAGACATCTTAGTGGAATTTATCTTCACGGCAACCCATTTTATTGTGACTGTATGCTGTACTCCATGCTAATCTTTTGGTATCAAAGGCACTTCAGCTCAGTGGTGGACTTCAAAAATGAATACACTTGTTTGTTGCGATCAGACCCAAAAGGTTACAATAAACTGCCTTTACTGCTTGACAACTTTCTGAATTGCTCTGAAAGCATGGTCAACAGCTCTTTCCAAGCCTTTGGGTTTATTCATGATGCGCAGGTTGGTGACAGGCTGATTGTTCATTGTGACAGCAGAATCAGTGATGCGGGCACACACTTTGTTTGGGTTAGCCCAGACAATAGATTGCTGGAGCCAGATAGGGAAACTGACAACTTTAAGGTGTTTCGTAATGGCAGCCTGGAGATAGCAGATGCCCAGCTAGAGGACTCAGGGCTGTACTCCTGCATCGCAATAAACAAGAAAAGACTATTAAATGAAACCATAGAGGTTAGAATAAATGTTAGCAATTTCACAATGAACAGATCCCACACTCAAGAAGCATTTAATACAGCTTTTACCACCCTTGCTGCCTGTGTAGCCAGCATTATTTTAGTACTGCTGTATCTTTATCTGACCCCTTGCCCATGCCAATGTAAGgcaaaaaggaggaagaggaagcagaaCCAAAGCAGTGTCCACTCATCCATACTGACTTCCACACCACCACGAGAGCTGCCAGCTGACGAGAAGAAGGCTGTAAAACGGGTGGTTTTTCTAGAACCTGTGCACGAACCAAAACAGGGTCAGAATGGGAAAGTAAAACTCTTCCCTAATGACAATATCGTTGCTGAGAGTATCTTAAAAACTACTCGAACAAAATCCGACTCTGATTCTGTCAACTCTGTGTTCTCAGATACACCTTTCATGCCATCAACTTAG